One window of the Spirochaetia bacterium 38H-sp genome contains the following:
- a CDS encoding glycosyltransferase family 4 protein codes for MKLLHVSTWDISGGAARAAYRLHKALLYEGIDSKMLVQDKKSDDYTVLGLANNKIQKTLNILRPIVDTLPVKFFYKNRTKTLFSPSWVGSGKIIDKIDEINPDIVHLHWICGGMLKIEDLAKIKKPIVWSLHDMWAFTGGCHYDEECEGYKKKCGYCKVLSSNISTDLSRKGWDRKRKVFEKMDNITIVGLSRWLMTCSKKSSLLQDKKHINLPNPIDTALYKPLDRLIARRIWNLPEDKKLVLFGAMNATSDPRKGFYQLGTALEKIDNKNLELVVFGSSKPKSAYDYGFYTHYVGQLYDDISLAALYSAVDVMIVPSLQEAFGLTAVEAMACGTPVVAFNATGLQDIVEHDYTGYLAQPYDTNDLAKGIDWILNLDEAGYNYMCKNAREKVLQEFDSRIVAKKYIELYKSILSGSI; via the coding sequence ATGAAACTTCTACATGTGAGTACGTGGGATATATCAGGTGGTGCAGCTAGGGCAGCTTATAGATTACATAAGGCTCTCCTGTATGAGGGCATTGATAGCAAAATGCTTGTGCAAGATAAAAAAAGTGATGATTATACTGTGCTTGGCTTGGCAAATAATAAGATACAGAAAACTTTAAACATCTTGCGACCCATAGTTGATACTCTTCCTGTAAAATTTTTCTATAAAAATAGAACAAAAACACTTTTTTCCCCATCTTGGGTTGGTTCTGGTAAAATAATAGATAAAATTGATGAGATAAATCCGGATATTGTACATCTACATTGGATTTGTGGAGGAATGTTAAAGATAGAGGATTTAGCAAAAATAAAAAAACCCATAGTTTGGAGTTTGCATGATATGTGGGCATTTACAGGCGGATGCCACTATGATGAGGAATGTGAGGGATATAAAAAAAAATGTGGATACTGCAAAGTTCTTTCTAGTAATATAAGTACAGATTTAAGTAGAAAGGGGTGGGATAGGAAAAGGAAAGTTTTTGAAAAGATGGATAATATAACAATAGTCGGATTGAGCAGATGGCTTATGACTTGTTCTAAAAAAAGCAGCTTGTTACAAGATAAAAAACATATAAATCTGCCCAATCCTATAGATACTGCACTATATAAACCTCTTGATAGGCTGATCGCAAGAAGAATATGGAATTTGCCAGAGGATAAGAAATTGGTTTTATTTGGAGCTATGAATGCCACTTCTGATCCAAGAAAGGGGTTTTATCAGTTAGGCACTGCTTTGGAAAAAATTGATAATAAAAATTTGGAATTAGTAGTATTTGGCAGTTCTAAACCCAAGAGTGCTTATGACTATGGATTTTACACCCATTATGTTGGTCAGCTTTATGATGATATAAGTCTTGCTGCTTTATACAGTGCTGTTGATGTAATGATTGTGCCAAGTTTGCAGGAAGCTTTTGGTCTGACAGCAGTGGAAGCTATGGCTTGTGGTACTCCTGTTGTAGCTTTTAATGCTACTGGTCTACAGGATATTGTAGAACATGACTATACCGGTTATCTTGCGCAACCCTATGACACTAATGACTTGGCAAAGGGTATTGACTGGATATTAAATCTTGATGAGGCTGGGTATAATTATATGTGTAAAAATGCCAGAGAAAAAGTTTTGCAAGAGTTTGACAGCCGCATTGTGGCAAAAAAATATATAGAACTTTATAAATCTATATTATCAGGGAGTATATGA
- a CDS encoding glycosyltransferase family 2 protein, translating to MSKKNDLPLVSVITVSYNAASTIEDTIRSVISQTYPNIEYIIIDGASTDGTVDIIKKYEKHISYWVSEPDNGIYDAMNKGLKVARGEYIGILNADDVYIPMAIEISIDKIKESSVDYSIANVELVDKNLILRPIIPLKNKIYQEMPYPHVTAIIARYVYDDVGYFDTSFNIAGDHDMALRILKKNYRYVYIDQVIGFLKSGGISDSFNSSRESLRVAIKNGKHWLTAYITFIYHKINFVLRNNLPHPIVRIIRLIKRSRCESKE from the coding sequence ATGAGTAAAAAAAATGATCTTCCATTGGTTTCTGTTATAACAGTTTCTTATAATGCCGCATCTACAATAGAAGATACTATAAGAAGCGTGATTAGTCAGACTTATCCCAATATAGAGTATATAATAATAGATGGTGCTTCCACTGATGGTACTGTTGATATCATAAAAAAATATGAGAAACATATTTCTTATTGGGTAAGCGAGCCGGATAATGGCATCTATGATGCAATGAATAAGGGATTAAAGGTTGCGAGGGGAGAATATATAGGGATACTCAATGCCGATGATGTTTATATACCTATGGCCATTGAGATAAGCATTGATAAGATTAAGGAGTCTTCGGTTGACTATAGCATTGCTAATGTAGAGCTTGTAGATAAGAACCTCATTTTAAGACCCATTATTCCCCTCAAAAATAAAATATATCAAGAGATGCCATATCCTCATGTAACTGCTATTATTGCAAGGTATGTTTATGATGATGTAGGTTATTTTGATACTTCTTTTAACATAGCAGGAGATCATGATATGGCTTTAAGAATACTCAAAAAAAATTATAGATATGTTTATATTGATCAAGTAATAGGATTCCTTAAGAGTGGCGGTATAAGTGATAGTTTTAATTCTAGTAGAGAAAGTTTAAGAGTGGCTATAAAAAATGGCAAACATTGGTTAACTGCATATATTACTTTTATTTATCATAAAATAAACTTTGTGCTTAGGAATAATCTTCCCCATCCTATAGTGAGGATAATAAGACTTATAAAGAGAAGTAGATGTGAATCTAAGGAATAA
- a CDS encoding glycosyltransferase family 2 protein: protein MIRISVVIPLYNKEKEISDTLKSVINQSYPADEIIVVDDGSTDNSADIVKGFSDNRIKLIQQKNSGESQARNTGIAAASNEYIALIDADDLWEEDFLLEIKALIERFPNAVFYSTGTYRIDEYGRKIKNKTPLSSDFFGIVNNFYKAFSFSNYGLVFSSSVCIRKSIFLRGYRFPVGEKRGADLYYWLVLSTLGDLAFSGRNLSIYKMNATNRSISPSTEGIIAYNIKWFYTTPSLKELQNYKGIKKFIRKNSLINAYYLALNKDIASLKKTIYFIKQYDFLLFLMLLPAFFMPRFFLRIIKHIRRKFR from the coding sequence ATGATTAGAATTTCTGTGGTAATCCCATTATATAATAAAGAGAAAGAAATTTCGGATACATTAAAGTCAGTTATTAATCAGTCCTATCCTGCTGATGAGATAATAGTAGTTGATGATGGGTCTACTGATAATAGTGCTGATATTGTTAAAGGATTTTCTGATAATAGAATAAAGCTTATACAGCAAAAAAATTCCGGGGAATCACAAGCAAGGAATACCGGAATAGCTGCTGCTTCCAATGAGTATATTGCTCTAATAGATGCTGATGATTTATGGGAAGAAGATTTTTTATTAGAAATAAAGGCTCTTATAGAGAGATTTCCCAATGCTGTCTTTTATTCTACTGGTACTTATCGTATAGATGAGTATGGGCGCAAAATAAAAAATAAAACCCCCTTATCTTCTGATTTTTTTGGGATAGTTAATAATTTTTATAAAGCCTTTTCTTTTTCTAATTATGGATTGGTTTTTTCTTCTTCTGTGTGTATTAGAAAGAGTATTTTCCTAAGGGGATATCGTTTCCCCGTAGGTGAAAAGCGAGGAGCAGATCTCTATTATTGGCTTGTTTTATCTACCCTTGGGGATTTGGCTTTTTCTGGTCGAAATCTATCTATTTACAAGATGAATGCCACTAATAGGAGCATATCTCCCTCTACTGAGGGAATAATTGCTTATAACATAAAATGGTTTTATACAACACCATCTTTGAAGGAGTTGCAAAACTATAAGGGAATTAAAAAATTTATTAGGAAAAATTCTCTTATCAATGCATATTATCTTGCTTTAAATAAAGATATTGCGAGTCTTAAGAAGACTATTTATTTCATAAAACAGTATGATTTTTTATTGTTCCTAATGTTACTGCCTGCTTTTTTTATGCCTAGATTTTTTTTAAGAATAATAAAACATATTAGACGGAAATTTAGATAA
- a CDS encoding glycosyltransferase family 2 protein: protein MSDKLVSIVMPVYNSSRFIEDTLNSVLAQTYSNWELIAVDDCSTDDSYEILKKYADKDKRITVLRLEKNSGAAVARNRAIDVARGDYIAFIDSDDLWVPEKLSVQVNFMQKNNVYFSFSSYKKIRDSGELIKIVRAPFKVNYTKNLWFNRITTPSVMYNAVFFGKQYMPDIRARQDYGMWLKLLKKADAFGIETPLVMVIKRHNSLSSNKLKMIKYNWKLYREIENLPLPVSLWALIGDILSRLLFIK, encoded by the coding sequence ATGTCTGATAAATTGGTTAGTATTGTTATGCCTGTATATAATTCTTCTCGCTTTATTGAAGACACTCTGAATTCTGTTCTTGCTCAAACGTATAGCAACTGGGAACTGATTGCTGTAGATGATTGTTCTACTGATGATAGCTATGAGATATTAAAAAAATATGCAGATAAAGATAAACGTATTACAGTTTTGAGATTGGAAAAAAATTCCGGAGCAGCTGTAGCCAGAAACAGGGCTATTGATGTCGCAAGGGGTGATTATATAGCTTTTATTGACAGCGATGACCTATGGGTACCAGAAAAACTATCTGTGCAGGTTAACTTTATGCAGAAAAATAATGTTTACTTCTCTTTTTCCAGCTATAAGAAGATAAGAGATTCTGGCGAGCTGATAAAAATAGTAAGAGCTCCTTTTAAAGTAAATTATACTAAGAATCTATGGTTTAATAGAATAACTACACCTTCTGTCATGTATAATGCAGTTTTTTTTGGAAAGCAATACATGCCAGATATAAGAGCAAGGCAGGATTATGGTATGTGGCTTAAATTGTTAAAGAAGGCTGATGCTTTTGGAATAGAAACTCCGTTGGTAATGGTCATAAAAAGACATAATTCTTTATCTAGCAACAAACTCAAGATGATAAAATATAACTGGAAACTGTATAGAGAAATAGAGAATCTTCCCCTTCCGGTTTCTCTATGGGCACTTATTGGCGATATTTTATCCAGATTGTTGTTTATTAAGTAA
- a CDS encoding EpsG family protein has product MALLIRILWVLQHFFSVVTLSKKYWRHFIIFSILIFVFIYIIKPDTADIPVYVQVVNNPHAFLEPAYNLLASIAFFLTQNNRFAVFIIQVVLSLLFVSVLRYYKLSSIEYIVGLIFIISGLAFSLGVNNGLRQAFSSVFILFSLLALICKKRFSMLLYAILSIFFHKSGFLFLFLTFSVALLIKRMYFGDIYRQKMTLSSSLLYSVMVLSGIIGVILMMLIIPKIPFLGGYFQKSYIGLGSRVAGYIKIIPIFFIFIVSEIFWGKYCKIITNFSFLRMIRGFYIVFLLALSAFSYISGFFDEAIARILYFYYVIEMGLVLAAIEEKKLLGSVSISIGYAFAINAMNILGGPL; this is encoded by the coding sequence TTGGCGTTGTTGATCAGAATATTATGGGTTTTGCAGCATTTTTTTTCTGTTGTTACCTTATCAAAAAAATATTGGCGCCATTTTATTATTTTTTCAATACTAATATTTGTATTTATATATATAATAAAACCTGATACAGCAGACATTCCTGTATATGTACAAGTAGTAAATAATCCGCATGCTTTTCTAGAACCAGCATATAATTTGTTAGCAAGTATTGCCTTTTTTTTAACTCAAAATAATAGGTTTGCTGTATTTATCATTCAGGTTGTCTTATCTTTGCTATTTGTAAGTGTTCTGAGATATTATAAATTATCTTCTATTGAGTATATTGTTGGATTGATTTTTATTATTAGTGGGCTTGCGTTTTCTCTTGGGGTTAATAATGGCTTGAGACAGGCTTTTTCTTCTGTATTCATTTTATTTTCTCTATTGGCTCTTATTTGTAAGAAAAGATTTTCTATGTTGTTATATGCTATTTTGTCTATTTTTTTTCATAAAAGTGGATTTTTGTTTTTGTTTCTCACATTCTCTGTAGCTTTGCTTATAAAAAGGATGTATTTTGGTGATATCTATAGGCAAAAGATGACCTTGTCCTCTTCTTTGTTGTATTCCGTAATGGTTTTATCAGGTATTATAGGTGTTATTCTTATGATGCTAATAATCCCCAAAATACCTTTTCTTGGAGGGTATTTCCAAAAATCATATATTGGTTTGGGTTCTCGTGTGGCTGGTTATATTAAGATAATACCTATTTTTTTTATTTTTATTGTTTCTGAAATTTTTTGGGGCAAATATTGTAAGATTATAACAAATTTTTCTTTTCTCAGAATGATTAGAGGATTCTATATTGTGTTTCTACTTGCTTTATCTGCTTTTTCTTATATATCCGGTTTTTTTGATGAAGCAATTGCTAGGATTTTGTACTTTTATTATGTGATAGAGATGGGATTAGTATTAGCGGCAATAGAAGAGAAAAAACTTTTGGGTTCTGTGTCTATATCCATAGGGTATGCTTTTGCCATAAATGCTATGAATATCTTGGGAGGGCCTCTATAA
- a CDS encoding glycosyltransferase family 4 protein has translation MSYGMHHMNIMIINSCLSHGGVEKQIFYLLEHLYKKGLLCNLVTYQSENPSYNILLPDGVSHRKISFTFYNRKGFFKILFFPIWVLRLISFCLKNKVKLIHSWGPFDNIAGSFVSLILGIPHIASVRSINKWAFKGLSIWGKVAKKIVSNSLSAKNILVDKNVQPEKIEVINNGVDLNNFKYNKKNINSDFIFLCIGRISPVKNQLTLLEAFYELVSLKNYKNMFMVLCGKIENEDYYNKILNFIEKKKLSSYVEVLPYVKDVVSLYNRASCVVLPSFAEGTPNVILESMALGVPWIASPVSDIPMLSGDEKRGLLFSSLDKKGVMEGLIRISSHYNEKMLLDARKYIEENFSMDKMVERFISLYDEVVFESQ, from the coding sequence ATGTCTTATGGTATGCACCACATGAATATTATGATTATCAACTCCTGTCTTAGCCATGGTGGTGTGGAAAAACAAATTTTCTATTTGTTAGAGCATTTGTATAAAAAAGGTCTTCTCTGTAATCTGGTAACTTATCAAAGTGAAAATCCTTCTTATAATATACTTCTACCTGATGGAGTATCTCATAGAAAGATTTCTTTTACTTTTTATAATCGGAAAGGGTTTTTTAAGATTCTGTTTTTCCCCATATGGGTTCTCAGACTTATTTCTTTTTGTTTAAAGAACAAGGTAAAACTAATACATTCTTGGGGCCCTTTTGATAATATTGCTGGTAGTTTTGTTTCTCTTATTTTAGGTATCCCTCATATTGCTTCTGTGAGAAGCATAAACAAATGGGCTTTCAAAGGGCTTTCTATATGGGGTAAGGTTGCAAAAAAGATAGTTTCTAACTCTTTGTCTGCTAAGAATATTCTTGTTGATAAGAATGTACAGCCGGAAAAGATAGAAGTTATCAATAATGGAGTTGATTTAAATAATTTTAAATATAATAAAAAAAATATTAATTCTGATTTTATTTTTTTGTGTATTGGAAGAATAAGTCCTGTAAAAAATCAATTAACTCTCCTGGAAGCTTTTTATGAGCTTGTTTCCCTTAAAAATTATAAAAACATGTTTATGGTTTTATGTGGTAAAATAGAGAATGAAGATTATTATAATAAAATACTCAATTTTATAGAAAAAAAGAAGTTAAGTTCTTATGTAGAAGTGTTGCCTTATGTTAAGGATGTTGTTTCTCTTTATAATAGAGCATCATGTGTTGTATTGCCTTCTTTTGCGGAAGGGACACCCAATGTTATTCTGGAATCAATGGCCTTAGGAGTGCCGTGGATTGCCAGTCCTGTATCCGACATTCCGATGCTAAGTGGTGATGAAAAAAGAGGATTACTCTTTTCCTCTCTTGATAAGAAAGGAGTTATGGAAGGATTGATAAGAATTTCTTCTCACTATAATGAAAAAATGCTTCTTGATGCAAGAAAATATATTGAAGAAAATTTTTCTATGGATAAAATGGTAGAACGTTTTATTTCTCTTTATGATGAGGTTGTTTTTGAATCCCAATAG
- a CDS encoding glycosyltransferase family 4 protein, whose protein sequence is MMRLFLNPNRRLKILMISYEFPPVVSGGIGKLTYDKYQAYKESGHDIVLIAPVSHNRKKGQLYIPAKGNILKFFLTFFYSFFSVMIRKPDIIYALSGTYVGFVSFIISKIFSIPYVVLAHGNEFIRFYNKSDIRKVLNIIYNNSLIVLAVSSFTKKLLIDFGVDKNKIEVVNNYIDSDNWIVPAANQIVEVREKYDLKPQDFVLITVSRLDKRKGHDKIIKALALMILNFPEFRGRIKYIIVGNGKEYDRLKNMVCECNLNDSVLFFGYVPYRDLSLLYAISDLFVMPSSFLRNDGSVEGFGLSYIEAAIYGLPSVAGIESGAIDIIDDDKTGFLVNPDDIYKIQEVLLYCVKNKERVKDMGVAARNSVLSRFSKDKLYPRELSLILRWLDNM, encoded by the coding sequence ATGATGAGGTTGTTTTTGAATCCCAATAGAAGATTAAAGATATTGATGATATCATATGAGTTTCCGCCTGTTGTTTCTGGCGGTATAGGCAAGTTGACTTATGATAAGTATCAAGCTTATAAAGAGTCAGGACATGATATTGTTCTGATAGCTCCTGTATCTCATAACAGAAAAAAAGGTCAGTTATATATTCCCGCTAAAGGTAATATATTAAAATTTTTCTTGACATTTTTTTATTCTTTTTTTTCTGTGATGATAAGAAAGCCAGATATTATTTATGCCTTATCAGGTACCTATGTGGGATTTGTATCTTTTATAATTTCCAAAATATTTTCTATCCCCTATGTGGTTCTTGCTCATGGTAATGAATTTATAAGATTTTATAATAAATCTGATATAAGAAAGGTGTTAAATATTATATATAATAATTCTCTGATTGTTCTGGCAGTGAGCAGCTTTACAAAAAAGCTCTTAATTGATTTTGGTGTTGATAAAAATAAAATAGAGGTTGTTAATAACTATATTGATAGTGATAATTGGATTGTTCCTGCTGCAAATCAGATTGTTGAGGTTAGAGAAAAATATGATCTGAAACCTCAGGATTTTGTATTGATTACTGTTTCTAGGCTTGATAAGCGGAAAGGGCATGATAAAATTATAAAGGCGTTAGCATTAATGATATTGAATTTCCCTGAGTTCCGTGGAAGGATAAAGTATATTATTGTAGGGAATGGCAAAGAATACGACAGACTTAAAAACATGGTATGTGAATGTAATCTTAATGATAGTGTGTTGTTTTTTGGCTATGTGCCTTATCGTGACTTATCTCTGTTATATGCGATTTCCGATTTATTTGTTATGCCAAGTAGTTTCCTACGTAATGATGGGAGTGTAGAGGGGTTCGGTCTTTCTTATATAGAAGCTGCGATTTACGGTCTTCCTTCTGTCGCAGGAATAGAGAGTGGGGCCATCGATATAATAGATGATGATAAAACAGGTTTTCTTGTCAATCCTGATGATATATATAAAATACAAGAGGTGTTGTTGTATTGTGTTAAAAATAAAGAGAGAGTAAAAGACATGGGTGTTGCTGCAAGAAATAGTGTTTTATCCAGGTTTTCTAAGGATAAGTTATATCCTAGAGAATTATCTCTTATCTTAAGATGGCTTGATAATATGTAA
- a CDS encoding glycosyltransferase, with product MKINFLYDFFSAQPYGNVLYHGGGAYGVAVAKILLKRKNLYTKVKYFFAVNKRYIISDNELLELFKDANVEIIPILDQKEIVNIIIEKQIDIFFSPVPYYLADIITDANVLSSVKIKGTLHGLRNLEIYRDSKEIYYRKGLINQAKAVYKYVNPKKVINRERKKIEKLLRILDYSFLTQTVHTKYSVISHFPYIDRNRIFVDTVFPDYLFRDYSINIEASYYNEFPSLKRNRYFLLVGGGRREKNLVRACEAMTTADYILPDDVSLVATGVPDYLKNRLLRNKSVQKRCFLLGYVDSNSLDELYKNCYALLYPSLSEGLGYPPLEAFKYKKPVLASAVTAIPVFYGESVIYFNPYDIYEMANRLCYIMDKKDYNEYSRRGYVFYNKILKYVEHHNYDDLFKYLELS from the coding sequence ATGAAAATTAATTTTTTGTATGATTTTTTTTCTGCACAGCCATATGGGAATGTCTTGTATCATGGCGGTGGTGCCTATGGTGTTGCCGTAGCAAAGATTTTGTTGAAAAGGAAGAATTTATATACCAAAGTAAAATATTTTTTTGCTGTAAATAAAAGATATATTATATCTGATAATGAGCTTCTTGAGCTTTTCAAAGATGCTAATGTTGAGATTATTCCTATATTAGATCAGAAAGAAATAGTTAATATAATTATAGAGAAACAAATAGATATTTTTTTCTCTCCTGTTCCCTATTATTTAGCAGATATAATTACGGATGCTAACGTATTATCGTCTGTAAAGATAAAAGGTACTCTGCATGGCTTAAGGAATCTGGAAATATACAGGGATTCTAAAGAAATCTATTATAGAAAAGGTTTAATAAATCAAGCAAAAGCAGTATATAAATATGTAAATCCTAAGAAAGTTATTAATCGAGAAAGAAAAAAAATAGAAAAGTTGCTTAGAATACTGGATTATTCTTTTTTGACACAGACAGTACATACAAAATATAGTGTTATTTCTCATTTCCCTTATATAGATAGAAATCGCATTTTTGTTGATACTGTATTCCCTGATTATCTTTTTAGAGATTATTCTATCAATATAGAGGCATCTTATTATAATGAGTTCCCCAGCCTTAAGAGGAACAGGTATTTCCTTCTGGTAGGAGGGGGGAGGAGAGAAAAAAATCTTGTTAGAGCTTGTGAAGCTATGACAACTGCTGATTATATTTTGCCGGATGATGTTTCTCTTGTTGCTACGGGTGTTCCGGATTACTTAAAAAACAGGTTATTAAGGAATAAATCAGTGCAGAAACGATGTTTCCTTCTGGGATATGTTGACAGTAATAGCTTAGATGAGCTTTATAAAAATTGTTATGCACTTTTATACCCTTCTCTTAGCGAGGGGTTGGGATATCCTCCTTTGGAAGCTTTTAAATATAAGAAACCTGTCCTTGCTTCTGCTGTAACAGCTATCCCAGTATTCTACGGGGAATCTGTAATATATTTTAACCCCTATGATATATACGAGATGGCAAACAGGTTGTGTTATATAATGGACAAAAAAGATTATAATGAATATTCCAGAAGAGGGTATGTCTTTTACAATAAAATATTGAAATATGTTGAGCATCATAATTATGATGACTTATTTAAATATCTAGAGTTGTCGTAG
- a CDS encoding glycosyltransferase family 4 protein has translation MNILYSYASFRFTDKEEVGGEEKVAWGTVYGMAKRGHICYVMSPEIELSRDYENIIPIFIKRCAFRKEKNKVMRKIKAYVFLLESYKQAKKLIKKKKIDVIHHIRPSYPGFFSPVSGLGVPFVLGGITVPYREWNNQNKRISERIKIYLWNKMLSNSSAVLFEVKEAFKYVPDKYRNESYLFYNGVDTQFFYPSSDKNMTKDYLNILFVGRLMPLKGIDVFLEAVSILSKKLDRNFRVKIAGWGEIDRYKALCVDKKIDKIVDFCGVLDRDKLRKLYQSSDIFVLPSRKDNGPNSLLEAMSCGLPVIASNVMGIPEIVSHDTNGLLVPPSDPVALADAIEVLMLDDKRRQLMSENNRQLMVSRFDWNVYVDRLEKVYRDVQKSFSYSRK, from the coding sequence ATGAATATACTTTATTCTTATGCTTCTTTTAGGTTTACTGATAAAGAAGAGGTTGGCGGAGAGGAAAAGGTTGCCTGGGGTACTGTATATGGTATGGCAAAAAGAGGCCATATCTGTTATGTGATGTCCCCAGAAATAGAGCTGTCACGTGATTATGAAAATATAATCCCTATTTTTATAAAGAGGTGTGCGTTTAGAAAGGAAAAAAATAAGGTTATGAGAAAAATAAAGGCATATGTTTTCTTGCTAGAATCATATAAACAGGCAAAGAAACTCATAAAAAAGAAGAAGATAGATGTAATACATCATATAAGGCCTTCTTATCCCGGATTTTTTTCTCCTGTTTCGGGATTGGGTGTCCCTTTTGTTTTGGGTGGTATTACTGTGCCATATCGAGAATGGAATAATCAGAATAAAAGAATATCAGAAAGGATAAAGATATATCTCTGGAACAAAATGCTATCTAACTCTTCTGCTGTGTTGTTTGAAGTTAAGGAGGCTTTTAAGTATGTTCCTGATAAATATAGAAACGAATCTTATTTATTTTATAATGGAGTGGATACACAATTTTTCTATCCGTCTTCTGATAAAAACATGACTAAGGATTATCTTAATATATTGTTTGTTGGTAGGCTCATGCCTTTAAAGGGTATTGATGTGTTCTTAGAAGCGGTCTCTATATTGAGTAAAAAGCTAGATAGGAATTTTAGGGTAAAGATTGCTGGATGGGGAGAGATTGACCGATATAAAGCTCTATGTGTTGATAAGAAGATAGATAAAATTGTTGATTTTTGCGGTGTTTTGGATAGAGATAAGTTAAGAAAGCTTTATCAGTCTTCCGATATTTTTGTTCTCCCTTCAAGAAAGGATAACGGTCCTAATTCTCTCCTCGAAGCGATGAGCTGCGGATTGCCGGTTATTGCTTCCAATGTAATGGGAATTCCAGAGATAGTTTCTCACGATACCAATGGGCTACTTGTACCGCCATCAGACCCTGTAGCTCTTGCTGATGCTATTGAAGTATTGATGCTTGATGATAAAAGAAGACAGTTAATGTCTGAGAATAATAGGCAACTCATGGTTTCTAGATTTGATTGGAATGTTTATGTGGATAGACTAGAAAAGGTATATAGAGATGTACAAAAAAGTTTTTCTTATAGCAGGAAGTAG